From Thalassotalea psychrophila:
GCACTGACCAAGTATCTTCCCAGCTGCGTAACATAAATACTGCATCAACATTACTTTCTGAGTCGACTTGAGTAAGCGGGTCGTTTGAGTTATCGAAGAAGTACTCATCTTGGTACTGGTAGCTAACACTGATACTTGCTTCAGCAAACTCACCCATGCCCCACTCATATACTGCATTTAAGCTAAAGGTGTTTTCTGGTGCGCGGCGCATTTTATTGCCTTTCAAGTTTTCACCGTCAACTTCAAAGTCTTCGGTAAATTCTGAATCAAGAAATCCATAGCTGCCTTTTAATGTTAATCCTTCTGTAACTAATGCAACTACTTCTAGTTCTAAACCGCTTACTTCACCCGTACCGTTAAATACTTGCAAATTATCTGGTGTTGTTGGACCTGTTTCTACCCAAACAGTTGTTTGAATGTCGGTATACTCAGTAAAGAATAACGCACCGTTTACTTGTAATCTGTCAGAAAAACTTCTTGTTTTAAAGCCAGTTTCGTAGTTCCAAGCCGTTTCAGGGTTAAAGGCTATAACAGCTTCTTCCGCTTTTTCCATACCTTCGCCGTTAAAGCCACCAGCTTTATAGCCTTTAGCTACTGATGCGTATAAAAATGTATCGTCGGTTGCTTGATAATCAAGGCTGAAACTTGGAGTCCACTCTTCCCATGAATCATCAGTTTCAAAAGCGTATTCGTCAAATACCCAGTTACCATCAATATCTATGTGATGACCACAACAGTTATCAAAGCGTTTACCACCAGCAGTACCAGAGAAATCTTTCTCATCACGAGACCAACGTAAACCAGCAGTTGCAGACAATTTATCGGTTATTTCATAACTTGCTTGACCGAAAACAGCATAGCTTGTGGTGTCATTTACCGTAGTGTTGTATATATTACCGGTTGTTGTACCCCATTGAGTATCAAACCAATAATCTACAGACTCATTACGATCAATGTCTTCAGTCATATAGAAAACACCGACTAACCAACCTAAAGGACCATCACTAACGTCGGCTAAACGAAACTCTTGTGAGAATTGCTCAGACTCTTCTGCTTTTAAAGATAACCATTCATCATCTGGTTGAATTAATGCTAGGTCTTCTTGATTTTCAACTGTGTTGTCTTCACATGGAAAAACATCTCCAGTGCTCCAATCACCACACCACTCAAACTTTTGGGTTGAGTCAACTAAACCTGCTGCTGCATTTTCATAAATGCTGTAATCATTATCACGGTACGCGGTAATTGAGGTTAAATGTCCAATGCCAGTTGTCCAATCAACTTGTACTGCAAATGTTGTGCTATCTGATTCTTCATCATTATCAACACTGCTTAAATCTTCTCGTTCATCTTCACTGATAAACGCTTCATTACGACCTGCACTGTAGCCAATATGTTTAATTTTAGGAACGCCTTCGGCACTACTTGATGCGGCAGTTACAAGGATCTCTAAATCATCACTGGCAGTATATAATAACTGACCACGAACAGAGGTACTTTCAGCAACATCGGCATCGTTACCTGTATAGGTATTTTTACCGTAACCGTCACGTGTTTTAGATACTACAGAAATTTTACCGGCAACGCTGTCAGATATAGCGCCAGTAATATACCCTTTCGCTTCCATTAATCCATAATCACCAGCGGTAACTTCAGCGCTACCTTCCATATCACCATCTACAGGACGTTTAGTGATAAAGTTAACGGCGCCACCTACTACGTTTTTACCGTAAAGCGTACCTTGAGGACCACGAAGTACTTCTACACTTTGTAAGTCGTATAAATCCATTACCGCGCTAGTACCGCGAGAAATATATACACCATCAATATACATACCGATTGCAGCGGCAGCACCGGCACTTTCAATATCACTACCAATACCACGCATAAATAACTCTGGCTCAGCCGAGTTATAGGCATTCATTTGAAAACCAGGCACCCGGCTTGAAATATCTTCTAAACCATTAATGCGTTCTTCTTTAATTTGATCTGCGCCAAATGCAGACACTGCAATTGGCGTTGTTTGTAAACTTTCAACTTTATGACGAGCAGTAACGGTTACATGCTCAATCGCTAACTCATCTTCTTCAACGTTTTCTGTAGTTGCTTCTTCTGCAAAAGCTGACAGGTTAGTTAAACCTATTGCAAGAGCTACACTCATTGCTATTGGATTACGCATGGCTTTAACCTTTGAAATGTGTTGCATACTCATCTTGTTCTCTCCACCCTTGCTTGAGGGAATTATCTTTTATAATTTTTCTGAATGAATTTATTTTATTAATGAGTTGTTATTATGTTTTTACTCATCTGTAACCACACTAAAGGAGTCAAGCATATAATAAAAATAATTTATTGCGGGTTTGATATATACTTTTATATATATCACTTAATAATCAAAAACTGTTATCAAGATAAATATTTCTCTTAAATTTCAATCAATTAAATTCAGTAAAAAATAAATAACTCGAAGATTATCAAAATTATAAATTCTGGAGTTGTTGGAATTTTATTATTAATAACTCATGTTAATATTTTACTTAAAATTTCGAAACAATTTTATTGTAATTTACAATGATAGATTTCTAATTTTTGTAATAATTAATGGAATTGGTATTAAAAGACAAAAAGGCAGTCGAACGACCACCTCTGAATTAAATTATGGTTAGTCATATAATTCGTATAGCTATAAACCGATAAGTAATACAGCTAGAACGCCAATTGGAATGATATATCTTACCAGCCCTAACCAAGGTTTAAATAATACAGATGATTGCTGAGAAAACTCAGTTTCTACTACCTTCTTCTTCATCACCCAACCACAGAATAATACAATCAATAGCGCATTGAATGGGATCATAATATTAGCGACTGAGTAATCCATTAAATCAAACAACGTTTTGCCACTAAAAAAGTCGATAAACCCTAATGGTTTAAAATCAGCTAATAGGTTAAATGACAGTGCTGCGCCTAAACCTAATACTGCACTGGCAGAGCCTGCTATTAATGTTGCTTTGGTTCTAGTTAATTGGTATTTATCCGTTATAAATCGTACCAAACATTCCAGCATTGATAATGCAGTGGTCAGTGCGGCACCAGCTAATAAAAAGAAAAACAACAATCCAACCCATTGCCCACCAGGTAATTGCCCAAAAGCAATAGGTAGAGTTTCAAAAATAAGCCCAGGGCCACTTGCCGGGGCTAAGTCAAATGCAAATACAAATGGGAATATTGCAAGCCCGGCTAAAAGAGCAACTAACGTATCGGCAAAAGCGACGGTAAGTACCGATTTTGGAATAGAAATATCTTTTGATAGATAACCACCATATGCCATAACACTACCAGCGCCAACACCTAGTGAGAAAAACGCTTGTCCCATTGCCGCCAATACCACATCAGCATTTATTTTTGATAAATCAGGGGAAAACAAATAAGCAAAGCCTTTTGCAAAATCACCGGCTATAGCTGCATAGATAACTAAAAAGATTAATATAATAAATAACATGGGCATCAATAGTTTAACGCTTTTTTCTAGGCCATCTTTCAATCCCTTTGAAATAATAAACATAGTAAAGGCAATAAAACCTAAAAATAATGCAATGCTTTGCGGGGCCGAGCCGGCAACAGATTGAAAGTATTGTTTTGAGCCAACATTATCAATACCTTCAAAGCGATTAAGTAATGACTGCCAGGTGTAATCAACGGTCCAACCGGCAACTACGCAATAATAAGACAAAGCAATAAACGGGATCAACAAACTTAACCAGCCAATCAACTGCCAATATTTACTGGCAGAATTTTTCTCGCGTAAGTCTTCAACTGTAGAAAAAGGATCTTTACCACCTTGCCTACCAATCATTAACTCCGCAACCATAATTGGCCCGGCAAAACACAATAAGGTTAATACGTAAATCAGTACGAAAGCCGCGCCACCATTGGTGCCTACCACGTAAGGAAAACGCCAAATATTCCCTAAACCAACGGCTATACCAATAGTTGCTAAAAGAAAGCTTGATTTTGATGACCAAGTCACCGCTTTTGTGGCTACTGTATTCATTTATTACCTCGTTATTTTATTAATTTTAAAGATAATTATGACTATTAGGTCACTGCATGCTTTTGATTATATACAGCTTCTTGCCATGTGCCTTGCTGCATAATGTCCTTCAACTTAGCAACAGCATCCCAAACATCAACAAAACGAAGGTATAGTGGTGTTAAGCCAAACCTTAAGGTATCAGGTGCTCTAAAGTCGCCCATTACACCTTGCGCAATTAAACATTGCATAATGGCGTAACCATTTTCATGGCTCATGGCTACTTGACTACCACGACGAGCTCTTTCTGTAGGCGTGATCAATTCAAAATTAAACTCCGCGCACTCCTGCTCAATTAACCGCATGAATAAATCAGATAAA
This genomic window contains:
- a CDS encoding TonB-dependent receptor, encoding MSMQHISKVKAMRNPIAMSVALAIGLTNLSAFAEEATTENVEEDELAIEHVTVTARHKVESLQTTPIAVSAFGADQIKEERINGLEDISSRVPGFQMNAYNSAEPELFMRGIGSDIESAGAAAAIGMYIDGVYISRGTSAVMDLYDLQSVEVLRGPQGTLYGKNVVGGAVNFITKRPVDGDMEGSAEVTAGDYGLMEAKGYITGAISDSVAGKISVVSKTRDGYGKNTYTGNDADVAESTSVRGQLLYTASDDLEILVTAASSSAEGVPKIKHIGYSAGRNEAFISEDEREDLSSVDNDEESDSTTFAVQVDWTTGIGHLTSITAYRDNDYSIYENAAAGLVDSTQKFEWCGDWSTGDVFPCEDNTVENQEDLALIQPDDEWLSLKAEESEQFSQEFRLADVSDGPLGWLVGVFYMTEDIDRNESVDYWFDTQWGTTTGNIYNTTVNDTTSYAVFGQASYEITDKLSATAGLRWSRDEKDFSGTAGGKRFDNCCGHHIDIDGNWVFDEYAFETDDSWEEWTPSFSLDYQATDDTFLYASVAKGYKAGGFNGEGMEKAEEAVIAFNPETAWNYETGFKTRSFSDRLQVNGALFFTEYTDIQTTVWVETGPTTPDNLQVFNGTGEVSGLELEVVALVTEGLTLKGSYGFLDSEFTEDFEVDGENLKGNKMRRAPENTFSLNAVYEWGMGEFAEASISVSYQYQDEYFFDNSNDPLTQVDSESNVDAVFMLRSWEDTWSVQVWAKNLTDELNIASTTVYAAMDDTVYNSYKAPRTVGVTFGYNF
- a CDS encoding sodium-dependent transporter, which gives rise to MNTVATKAVTWSSKSSFLLATIGIAVGLGNIWRFPYVVGTNGGAAFVLIYVLTLLCFAGPIMVAELMIGRQGGKDPFSTVEDLREKNSASKYWQLIGWLSLLIPFIALSYYCVVAGWTVDYTWQSLLNRFEGIDNVGSKQYFQSVAGSAPQSIALFLGFIAFTMFIISKGLKDGLEKSVKLLMPMLFIILIFLVIYAAIAGDFAKGFAYLFSPDLSKINADVVLAAMGQAFFSLGVGAGSVMAYGGYLSKDISIPKSVLTVAFADTLVALLAGLAIFPFVFAFDLAPASGPGLIFETLPIAFGQLPGGQWVGLLFFFLLAGAALTTALSMLECLVRFITDKYQLTRTKATLIAGSASAVLGLGAALSFNLLADFKPLGFIDFFSGKTLFDLMDYSVANIMIPFNALLIVLFCGWVMKKKVVETEFSQQSSVLFKPWLGLVRYIIPIGVLAVLLIGL